ctttaaaaatacaTGGTAACAGGCTCAGAATGGGTTTAGCATTTTTGTGCACATGCTTCATGGAATGCTGGACTTTGCCTTAGTTGATGAATGATCTGTATATTTCTTCATCTATGATACAAACAtaatgatatacagggtgtcccagaatgatctataccggaaaagatggaattttttaggtatgaagggcatgttgaatggtcatattgttttgcattttaagttttacatatatttagctttctcagattttttagattttaaaaattggacgtttctagtagaagttatagaagattgcgtaaaaatggtgaattctaagttttgacaacgcaaacctattttgaaaatctgtaacattactaaccgttcagcacaaagttatttggaaaaagttatgcaggtattttagttgtgccctgttcatatttccactaaatagccgatatctatctattatttatgacgttattgaagcaatcattatatggaattaaggatttgtggcctaatcccattctctctttggcggtagttttaagtatagttattgtggtgtgaggtccatgtcatttgaaatgcttgcagagatcgaactggttgtgatACAGAAAAACGGCttctcaatttactgtacagcagcgtggatttctttcaaaatcttactggcaaaccggcagctatgttgagacgcaaagaagattcattagacgatagtgtataacgtaaagaagtttgacgagcacggaactgtcaggaatcggcagagtgaagcttctgGTGCTCGTAaaactgtaagaactagagcgaacattgcagctgtccggcaagctttaaggcgcaaccccaacagtagttgtcgtcgaaatgctgtgccaaacatcccacgttcttcatttaatcatatcgtgccatttttcaaaggtattttcatcgattttacattattgcatgccacgccaaaacaaataaaggtagcgggctgaaattaacagaataagtagtaggcatgtccatcattataatgctggtatcaaaaatagatacactgcccgtcttctatttttagttatttttgcaaacacggtacaaatcattctgggacaccctgtatatacttgtgttgacaaaatattttccaaaactttttctaaaaatattttccaataacattttggcaacattttgaaaaagttgttgaagtgtttccatgacctttatataacttagcatttaatgttattaaaccattttgaccaaaccaaaacatgtttataacaaatttatataacatttgtgagtcaaagttgggaaaggggtcaaaaaccatgcagattttgtttttcagttttgtttGGAATATGTCATATTAATTACATATATCATTATATACATAATCACAAATCCTACATTACATACacacatatataggcctatactaaacATCTACCAGAAAGtaattatccccccccccccttaatgaatgaccattattccaaaacggttgatcGTATGTCAAATTTGGGATTTGGCATACCCTTACAACACCTCATCATTAAGGGGgctaattactttttggtagatgatTATGACACCAGCCAACAACCGATGACTGGTAACTTgtgatataaaattacaaaattggtTGATGGCAATTTGATTTGCTCAATAAGACTCCAGTTTGGAAAAATTTAACTCTTGATcacattacaaaaatatttacctccatAATTTTCAGCTCAGCTGTTGTTACTACAGCCTTTGTCAGCGGAATGACCTGATCTTACAGTCCTGAAGTGTGATGTAATGTCGGGTCACAGAACTTGGTAATAACTTGTAGCGTCCTTATTCAGAGATGGGTGGCTGTTAATGAGAGGAATTAAGCGTATGTGatgtgttgttggtcgaagcagccaaaacaaaaatcaattttcattgtctaaatcaatatattattgaaaaataacacttttgatgttttgcaaaagttcattctacaaatcatatactttgaaaacttgcttgatttattgttgttaatgagttacgtacattttacaaaagtgttcttgtttcagccctctttacaacataactcaagaaccacaggacctacaaaagtatatctgtgatatttgaattcttcttttgccaaagctcactaccattcgcaagatgctgtgaactaccaaatcgcaaaagtttaaaatagttgctagccTTAAGGAAGCCATCCACACCAGGGCCAATCAACCATCTCTCAATAAGGATGGATGGAGGATGCTACAAGTTACCTAAAGCAGATGTACTTTCATTTCATTCAAAGACGATACTTTATCAGGCAAGTAAATGTTTGGGCTATATGGTTACCAAAACAGATAAATGTTTATGCTAAAGACTCCAGTTTGTCAGGCTCGTAAATGTTCCTGTTGGGCAGGTCATCCAGGCACTATAATTGATTACCTGCCCGATTGGTCATCAGCGACAAAgaaaggcagtggcgtagcgtgggtcatcacattgggggcaccgaccatgattggggtgcaccgggtctgattggggggcacaagccgtttttcggcaatttccctatgggattaaaaaaaattcagatcgatggggggggggcacatgcccccgaGCCCTTATAATGCTACGCCACTGAAGAAAAGCACACCCATGATCACATATTACTTTTCTCTCGACCCACTACCACCACTGAAGTCCTTTCTCCAAGATTTATTCAAAGATGTTACACTTAAGATGACTGGCAATACTTCCTTTTGCCCAGTAACCATCCCAACATCAGTTGCATGGCCGCTTATGCTGCTTTTATTTCCTGTGTTTGGTTCAGAAGTAAGCCTTTGAGAGTCATTTCTGATCCTATCTCCTGGTCTGTGTATGTTGCTCTGTTCAGGTCTGAAAATGTCACTCTCTTCTTGTACATATCTAAGCACACCACTTTGTTCTTGTGCATCACTCTGTACACTGTATCGTTCTTGTGCGCAAGTCTCAttcagcaatgcattctgggaggTGGTACCAGCGGCTGGAGTCCGAGCTTGTTCTGCATTAAAATTAAACAGGGAAGAAAAATAGAATtcactcaaatcaaatcaatagaATTGAAATTGCTGGTTGAAATATTTATACACTAAGCCAAGAAAGAaacaacattcacagcccaataattggcacccagcacaagaaatctgtgagaatgcaaaTAAGATCCTTaaacagatgacaatttccaaaaagagtaagtggaatagtgtggaatggGGTtgatttctgcttttcacacCGTTCCTCAAGAAGTCTTGTTCTACACTATTACTtgctcacagatttcttgtgctgggtgccatttactgggctgtgaatgtggtccaggaagctgttccatgtcagtgcattttgctgttgtttcagttggacaactgcttggttactgacatgtgtttagagtagagtattgaagtaatcctgtgtgtaattttggttcattttgatgcacaggattttaagatatgatcttTTTTGGCTCAGtgtatacagtccaacctcttttatccagaCCTTTTTTAtttggatctctctgttatctggTTGTGTGATAGGAATTCCCGTATGGGGGTACTTAGTGGAAAGGTGGGTAGGGGAATGTGCAACAGTGGCATAGTACGAGCCATCCTATGGGGGCACTGaccatattggggggggggggtaggggacTGGTACTAATCGGggagcacaagccatttttcaatCATTTTCCCCCCATGCCCCAATGACAATACACCCCTGATGTGCGACAGAGATGGGGCACATCTTCAGACTTTTTGGTATAACTTTTAATAACTGGTATaacaatttccaaaatatttaaGGTGTGtgtttggaattttttttaaaatcaagtaCCCCTGGTGTTCAACCTTCCAAAACGAGAAAAATATTGGCTATGACCCCAAAAATGAAGCTCCAACCCCCTAAATACAAGGAAATTTGCCTTTGTATTACTTTGACAATTTTTCCCCCATGAAATTTATTAAAGAACACATTTATCCCTAATGAATAACAAGTTTAAAATCAAGTTGGAACTCACCAGTTCTTGATGATACAATGTCTGGTCCATGCCTAAATTGTTGTTGGGAAAGCGCCTCTCTTCTACCTGTCCATTGTGGTGGCATATGATGAAATGTATGCAGTACCTGATGACCTCTACCACTGGAATATGGACTGAAACGAACCACAGGATATCCCCAGGATGTACGTCTTTGGCTCTCATTGGTGTGATGACTATGCACATCCAGCATGGAGAACTGTGAAGGCTCTCGGATCGCTCTTGGGTATCTGGTGTGATCAGCCACTGAAGGATGTCCTGTGGATGTACTTCTTTGGCGCTTATTGGAGTGTTGACTACGTGCATCCAGCATGGCGTACTGTGAAGGCCTGGTCTCCCGGACCTCACTCAGGTATCTGGTGGGATCAGCCACTGAAGGATGTCCTGTGGATGTACTTCTTTGGCGCTTATTGGAGTGTTGACTACGCATATCCAGCATGGAGAACTGTGAAGGCCTGGTCTCTCGGACCTCTCTCAGGTATCTCATGGGATCAGCTACTGAAGGATGTCCTGTGGATGTACTTCTTTGGTCCTCTTGCAAGTATCTGGTGGGATCAGCCATTGAAGGATGGCCCGTTGGTATATTGCTTTGGCTCTCATTGGAATATTGAGTAGGGTGATTCACTAAGTGGAACTGTGCAAACCTACTCTCTTGGAATTTACTGGGGTATCTATCCCGATTGTAAACCATACGGTATCCTGGGGAGACCGTATCTGGCTTCTCACATGGGGAAGGATTCGCATTGTACTCTGGAGAGGTAGGCAGTAGTCTTGGATCTACTGATGATTGGTACTTCCTGGACGACTGTATACCTTGGAATGCTTCTTGCCTAGATAATGCATGAACGGAAAGACTTGAATGATATGGAGTAGTGATTGTGCTTTGTGCTGGGTTCCAAACTGTGTTGAATCCACCATCACCTATGTTTCTACTATGACCTGCCCTCTGTTCCCGAGATTCCTCCACACTTTCTCCATATGGGAATGAGATGTTTTTACCAGCTGCAGAGCAAGTGTGGCTCAATGCAATCTGTATGTGATCCCAATGATGAAGACATACAGGGCAGACAACTTGTTGAGTTGATGGGTCTATCTCCAAGTATGAGCACTTCTTGTGAGATCTTTGGATGTGGTCAACCATCAGTGGAAGCTGGAATGACTTAAATCCACACGACGAGCAATGGTAAAACTCTGCATCTGAATTCAGTGGACGACATGCTCTCTTCCCTGAGGCTCTAGGATTGCACGGTGTAGCCCCATTGTTTCCAACAGCTTGCCACTGACATATATGAAAGAAATGGCAGAGGTCAAACAAACTGGCTGGATGAAGTCCATTGATGTGATCTACCATGGTTTGTATGTTCATTGAGGAGAATGTACAATGGCAACATCTGAATGGGGTTTCACCACTGTGATGTTCTCGCATGTGGCTCATCACTTCTTTAGTGGAGTCTTTCTCTACGCTACACACTGGACATTGAACAATCTGTTCTTCCCATATTAGTTTCTCACCAGCACTTGGTGCATAGACAAAGTCAACTGATAGTTTTGATGTGGATGATGGTTGAGAGTTATTTCCTTTGGATGAGAGCAGATCCGACTGATGCGATGCATTTACAACTTGATCTGCGCTTTCACTAACTTCTGTCCTTCTATACAACCATGGGTCAGTGAAACTAGCCTTGTTGGCTGATGGCACACTCTGCCTAGCCAACTCATTCATAGGTGAATTTTGAATCATGTTGTTAAGTAGACCTTCACCACTGGACCCATCAGCAGAGCACATCAGCACTGTGTCTTGCTCATCGCCCACCACTTGCTGAAGTGCTGGCTCTTTCAGACTTTGATTTAAGTTTGATTTTGGACATGATACCTGGTTCAATATATTGGGCAGTTCTGTAGATTCACTTGATTCTTCATCTACACTACTATATTGTCCATGTGAAATCCGATCCGTTCTGTCATTACTTTCTTGTGTATGCCTGTCTCCAGAGTCCTCCACATTAGTACATTCATTGCTATATTCTTCCTTATTTTTAATAGTGGTATCAGTACTTAATGAATCTGCTTTGTGGCTTTGTTGGATTCCATCTCTTAAACCAGCCATGGAGGAATCAATGGAAGCATTACATTCTGTGGGACTACTTGGCTCTACCTTGATATGATCACAAGTAATATTTACATCAGCTACTTGCATAGCAGTGTCAGTACTTAATACACTCTCTTCATGGCTTTGTTGAACCCCATCTTTTAAACCAGCTATGGAGGAATACATGGAAGCATCACATTCCCTGGGACTCCTTGGCTCTACCTTGACATGATTACAAGTACTCTCTACATCAGCTACTTGCATACATGCATCCGAGTTCTTCTCACCGTCAGTAATTACTTGCATTCCACTCTTTAAGGAATCGGTACATGTCATCACATTTGAATCCTTTACCAGGCAGAGTTGTTCATGTTGGCCAAGCTCTTCATTTGTTTCAAACTTGAATGATACACTGCTATCAACATCAGGCATATATAATCTATCTTCAGAATTGTTCATATCTGTTCTATTATCAACCGGACCTCCAGAGTCATTAAGGTTTGTTCTAGTATCAACCAGGCCATTAATAAGTTCTCCTTCATTATTTTTAGCTAATGACATCTTTTCAATTTGTTGCAAATTGGTTTCTTTTACACCACTGGCACAGTCCTTATGAACTTTATTCTCTTCTCTTTGGTGGACACCATCTTCTAAACCAGGTATGGAGGAATCCATGGAAGC
This DNA window, taken from Amphiura filiformis chromosome 16, Afil_fr2py, whole genome shotgun sequence, encodes the following:
- the LOC140135705 gene encoding uncharacterized protein, giving the protein MVDHIQRSHKKCSYLEIDPSTQQVVCPVCLHHWDHIQIALSHTCSAAGKNISFPYGESVEESREQRAGHSRNIGDGGFNTVWNPAQSTITTPYHSSLSVHALSRQEAFQGIQSSRKYQSSVDPRLLPTSPEYNANPSPCEKPDTVSPGYRMVYNRDRYPSKFQESRFAQFHLVNHPTQYSNESQSNIPTGHPSMADPTRYLQEDQRSTSTGHPSVADPMRYLREVRETRPSQFSMLDMRSQHSNKRQRSTSTGHPSVADPTRYLSEVRETRPSQYAMLDARSQHSNKRQRSTSTGHPSVADHTRYPRAIREPSQFSMLDVHSHHTNESQRRTSWGYPVVRFSPYSSGRGHQVLHTFHHMPPQWTGRREALSQQQFRHGPDIVSSRTEQARTPAAGTTSQNALLNETCAQERYSVQSDAQEQSGVLRYVQEESDIFRPEQSNIHRPGDRIRNDSQRLTSEPNTGNKSSISGHATDVGMVTGQKEVLPVILSVTSLNKSWRKDFSGGSGSREK